From a single Arachis hypogaea cultivar Tifrunner chromosome 3, arahy.Tifrunner.gnm2.J5K5, whole genome shotgun sequence genomic region:
- the LOC112789695 gene encoding protein VASCULATURE COMPLEXITY AND CONNECTIVITY: MARVGGICLCLLILIMDVGAGILGFEAEIAQNKVKHMRVWIFECREPSHKAFMMGLGAAVLLGLSHAIANLLGGCNCLCSHHDYDKASSTIQLSTLCLILTWVVLAVGMSMLVIGAMSNNRSDGSCGFSHHHFLSIGGILCFVHGLFSVAYYVSATASSV; encoded by the exons ATGGCTAGAGTAGGAGGAATTTGTCTGTGTCTTCTCATTCTAATCATGGATGTTGGAGCTGGGATTCTCGGCTTTGAGGCTGAAATAGCACAAAACaag GTTAAGCACATGAGAGTGTGGATCTTTGAGTGTAGAGAGCCAAGCCATAAGGCGTTTATGATGGGGTTGGGTGCTGCAGTGCTTTTGGGGCTATCACATGCCATAGCCAATTTGTTAGGTGGATGCAACTGCCTTTGCTCTCACCATGACTATGATAAGGCTTCCTCTACTATCCAACTCTCAACACTTTGCCTCATTTTAACTTG GGTTGTGTTGGCCGTTGGAATGTCTATGCTGGTGATAGGGGCTATGTCAAACAACAGATCAGACGGTTCATGTGGCTTCTCACACCATCATTTCCTTTCAATTGGAGGAATTCTATGTTTTGTTCATGGCCTATTCAGTGTTGCATATTACGTTTCTGCCACTGCCTCTAGTGTTTAA